A genomic segment from Perca flavescens isolate YP-PL-M2 chromosome 13, PFLA_1.0, whole genome shotgun sequence encodes:
- the LOC114566437 gene encoding histone H1-like codes for MAEEAPAVPAVKAPAKAPKKKAAPRAKSDGPSLPKLILDAVTEAKDRKGTSLPAIKKTLATKGIDLEKSNKRINTAVKKLVTDGKLVQNKGIGASGSFKLPKAQPKAAKAVKKTPVKVKKPAAKSPQKKTAVKKTAVKKTAAKKPAAKKPAAKKSPVKKAAKKPAVKSTPKKAAPKKVAKKKTPVKKAPAKKAAAKKSKK; via the coding sequence atggCAGAAGAAGCTCCAGCAGTTCCCGCGGTGAAAGCCCCGGCCAAGGCCCCCAAGAAGAAGGCAGCTCCCCGGGCCAAGAGTGACGGACCCTCCCTCCCGAAGCTCATCCTCGACGCCGTGACTGAGGCTAAGGACCGTAAAGGCACGTCGCTTCCCGCTATCAAAAAGACGTTGGCCACCAAAGGCATCGACCTGGAGAAGTCTAACAAACGCATAAACACCGCCGTGAAGAAGCTGGTGACCGACGGAAAGCTGGTCCAGAATAAAGGGATCGGTGCATCCGGGTCCTTCAAGCTCCCCAAGGCTCAGCCTAAAGCCGCCAAAGCGGTCAAGAAGACTCCCGTTAAGGTGAAGAAGCCCGCTGCCAAGTCCCCGCAGAAGAAAACCGCTGTGAAAAAGACTGCAGTCAAGAAAACCGCCGCCAAGAAACCAGCAGCCAAGAAACCGGCAGCGAAGAAGTCTCCTGTGAAGAAAGCTGCCAAAAAGCCAGCAGTAAAGTCTACCCCCAAGAAGGCTGCCCCTAAGAAGGTCGCAAAGAAGAAGACCCCTGTGAAGAAAGCTCCGGCAAAGAAAGCTGCAGCGAAGAAGTCCAAGAAGTAA